The DNA region AGGCCTTCTTGAATAAAAGTGAAGCCTCTGTGCTCACCAGAACCTGACTCCTGCCCCTCTCTAGTCTAAGCCCTCGCCCCTGGTCTCTGCGGACACTCCATCTCCTCTTTGCTACCTCCTGAGTTCTAGATGCAAGCCCCCTCTCCGGATGACATAAAGGAACCTCTGTGAAGAGTCAGACCACAGGAAGGTGCAGGATGCCGGCTGGCAGCAGACGCCATGCTCACAGACCGTGTCCCCAAGCACATTCTTCCGAAGTTTACTTTCCCAGCAGTTTTCAAAGCGACGTGTTTGCATGGTGGTTATTAGTAAAGAAACACAAGGGAAAGTGGTATGTGACAGCAACTCCTCAGGGTCCAAGCTTTCTcgtagaaagcaggctgaagatGTGATGGTTCAGCTGTCGAGGGCACGTCCTACACAGGGGCGGGGTTCacttctcagtacccacatggtgactcatgatCAGTAACTCCAGTAACGAGCATCTAActctcctcttctgacctcctttaGCACCAGGCACTCAACATTGTACACATACTTACATGCATGTACACCTATGTACAGAAAATAAAGTAAGACaagaaaatctaaaaataacttttaaaaaaaatctatatttgtaCCTTGCAATTTGAAGGGTATTGGTTTCAGGAAGTCACGGGATACCCAACCCCCTGGATGCTCAAGTCCCTTATGTACAATGGCGTGGTGCTTCTACGTAATttatgcattatatatttaaatcaCTCTAAGTTATTTCTATTGAGCAATGCAATGTAAAGGCTGTGGAAATTATTGTTACACTACATTATTTAGGGGATAAGGGaatattatatgtataaataatgctttatatatgtttataaatattatatatcataATGAAGTTATATTTAGGGGTAATAAATGTCCACAGGTTGAACGCAGACgcaatttttaaaagtgattttttgACTcacagtggtttttaaaatatccaCAAATAATACCTTGCTCTCTGGTTGTGCTTTTCTTAGGATTAGTGGATATTCCTTTCTTCCCTGGTATTCTGGATCCTTTTCTCTCACTTGGTTTTGACTGCAAATATTCTGTTTATGAAACCACACTTCATTCATTTACGATGGGCAGAACTCATGTGTTGGGCTCACTCCCCAGGTGCATGAAGATATTATTGATTAGAAAAAGCTATGATCACTTTAAATGTCCTTAAACTTCTAGTGTTTTTTGACTTCTGAAAATGTTTCAAAGCAACAGATATTGAAAATACAACTTCCTTTGGGTATTGACAATATTTTGACACCAAGGAATTTAAATTTCTGCTATACATTGAATATTCATGTCCCCTCTCCCTGTAACATTCATGTTATAACTTTCTATATATAGAAATCGGCTTGCTGCCTGGAACTGTGTGAGAGGACAATGAGAAGGGACCACCTGCAAATCAGGAATGAACAGTGAGTTCCCTATCAACGGCAAATCTGCTGGTACTTTGGACTTCTGGCTTTTAGATCTGTGAACACcacatttctgttgcttataaGCCAGTGAGCCTACAGTAGTTTGTAGTAGCTCCTCAAATGGATGAATTCATCCACCTGATGAAGGGCTGTGGACAGGCCTGGAACTGAAGGGACGTGAGGAGAATCGGTTTCCATTAGAATCCCTCACAGGGCTGCTGTGCCTCCTCTGCTTTGCACAGTTTATCAGATGGGACAGCTCTCATGGAGCAAGTGCAGAAGGGGAGAGTGGACTAGCAGTCAGGTTGGCATGAATGCCTGTTTGCTGGGGGCCACGGCTTAGCTGAATGTCTGTGAGCCCGGCTTAGACGGCTCAATCTGGACACTGCAGGAACTAAATGTCACTCCTCCCTCAGGGAATGCTTGACGGATAAAATTGCTCTGCTCCCGTCAGTCGAACCACTGTGACACTCAGAACTGAGAGTGTTGAATCTTTGTGTAGGAAACAAACTTCTTTAGAGGGCTAACTAtcggctgaagaaatgtgtcagGAGTGGAAATGGCTTGTCCTCACAGAAGATAGCGTCCATGTTGGGCAGATCACGTGGCagtcagctcacaactgcctgtaatgtCAGTTTCAGGGGTCCTATGTCCTCTCCTGGCATTTTCAGTTACCAGTATGCAGGtgccacatatacatatgcaccagcacacacacacacacacacacacacacacacacacacacacacacacacacacgttttaaaAGGTGAACTAATGGTGTGAGCATCGTGTCcttagagcagtgactcaggAGTATGCACCTCTCAATTTCCCCTAATagtactttgtatatttgtgAACTGACATGAGAATGTTTATGAACATTCCTAGCTTTCCTCGTGCATTTCTATACCTGAGCCATTAatgacttttctcttttctctgttagAAGGCACTGGAAAATCCGTAGAAGAGTGTAGATATGTGTGTTCATTGCACTAATGGTCACTGTTTCTGTTTTGAATGTTGAGAGCAGGGATGGTGCAATATGAGGAAGAGAACAGAATGTAAACATATTTCTGTATCACCTTCTAAAGTTTTGCCTTTTTGTTCATAGTAAATAGTTAATCTTATTTTTCCCTGGGTAAGTGTAGGTTCCAGGACCATGCAAAGACACAAAAACCCATAGACACCCAAATTGCTTATTGCAAATGGCACATTCTACAGAAATATTCTCCTAGTATCTAAAATAGTGTATCATATCAAGTCCAAGGTGAACACTTTGTAATTGGTTGTTAGAATGCGTGATTAGGTACAATGCCAATAAAAGAGCCTATATGTGTTCAGGAAAGATgcaattattcatttatttatatgtacgtgaatgtgcgtgtgtgtgtctgtgtgtgtgtgtctgtgtgtgtttgtgtgtgtctgtgtgtgcgagTCTATGTAAgcatatgttttgtgtgtgtgtctgtgtaagcatatgctgtgtgtgtgactgtgtaagcatatgttgtgtatgtgtgtgtctgtgtgtgtgtatgtgtgtaagcatatgttgtgtgtatgcatctgtgtaagcttatgttgtgtgtgtgtctgtgtaagcatatgttgtgtgtgtctgtgtgtgtgtgtgtgtgtgtgtgtgtgtgtgtgtgtgtgtgtgggtaagcatatgttgtgtgtgtgcaggtatctgaggaggccagaggagatcATCAGGTCCTCGGAAGATTAAATTatgggcagttgtgagtcaccccAAGTAAATTCTGGGAATCCAACCTGGGTTGTCTGTAAAAGCAGCAATCGCACTTTACCTCAACAGCTCTCTCTTTACCCCACACTTTAAAACACTTTCTGAATATTTCCAGTCATGATTGGAGAAATCTACATATTTATATCTGGATACATTTTGTCTCTGCAAGGTACAAatcaacatatacatacatgtatcaaGAATGTGTGCTTAATGTATTTTACAATGCAGGGTGCGAGTTTTAAAAGTTGGAGATCAGTGTTCAGAACTCTTCTCATCTTCTTCGGGTAGACCTACCGAGTCCAGAAGTTAATCTGTGTGAAGCCCAAAGGCTGGAAACTTCTCTAAGGGGTTTTTAGAGTTCTACGAGAGTCCCTGCAACAACACTGGTTGTTTCTGGTTTTAGTCATctttattgtaaaaaaaaaaaaaaaagaggaacaagaTCCTTAACTCTGAAGCCACCAGATCTCTATTGGGCTGAAAAATCCAGGCAGAGAGTCTACATAAAGCCATAGTGTGGGACTGAAAGGAAGTTAGACTCTTGTTCTCCGCTGGAGCAGCAGGTGACCTCAGGGAGAAGAGTCAGGTCTACCCAGCCAGGCCCTGGAGAGGGCTGCTGCTGCAGTTCGCTGCTGCTGCAGTTCGCTGGATACAGTTTACCTAGGGTGTGCCTCTCACTTACAAAGAAACATCTTTATGGCTTAGAGAAGCTTCAAAACTTCACGGTTAACAACCGTGTGAAACTCACTAATATTGTGCCTTCCACTGTGCCGCAGCATGTGCATTTGGAAGAAATAAGGGAGGGATTaagagaaataaggaaggaatTCTTTGTATAAGAAGTGAGCAAGGGATTTTTCCCCCTCAGGGCCAGTGAGATGCCTCAGTGGATATGTGTATGGTATTATAAGCCTGAtgactgagtttgatccctgggacctataaaaaaagagaattcacctgtaatcccattcctcctctggTGAGAGGGGAGATGGAGTTAGGAAAGCTGCTGGAAAACTTGTGGGTCAGCAGGCCTGAAGTCCACAGGGTGGGAGAAATAGCAAGAGAGGTTctgcctcaaaaactaaggtggaaggagagaactaatttATAAATTTGCCTTCTGACCTTTAAATGTGTGCCGTGGCATAtgttcttacacacacacgcgcgcgcgcgcgcacacacacacacacacacacacacacacacacacaacttccctCTGGAAAAGCCTTTGATCTGGCAGTAAGGAAACAATGTCATCAAGTtctgaaagaagaagaaaaggaagaaggcacAATTTATTCAGGTCAAATTATTTTACAACTCAGTCTGCATTGGACAGTTGTCAGCTTAACCCTTAATATCATTTAAAAAGTCACGATTACctgcaaaattatatatattctcacGTCTAAAAATATATTGCTATATAGAGCAGGAGAGCTCCTCGCGCGCACGAGGAGAcgtctgtctgtccttctcagGTTATTGCAGCTCTGTTATTTACAAACATTTCTGACGCATTGTAGATCTAAAGGGATCTTTTCTCTTGTTTGGGCATGCGCGTTAAAATAACTGTATCACGGCTTTTCTTCCTAAGAACTTAGTGACTTTTCACTCCGTTTTCTTTTCATCAATAGTCACATtatgcttatttaaaaaaaaagagagagagagagagaccagctaTAAAAACGTACAAATTGCCCAAATGTACAGATTGACAAAAGATGTAcaaattatactttaaaaaaataacaatgatTGATTTGATAGTAAAACTGCATTTGTGACCGAGGTCAACTCGTTTATTCActctttaactttttaattatttattttttttaatactgtgAGATATAGGAAAAATAACTCTGCATAATTTATACAGTTAAGTTGCCTTCTGATTGGTTGACCTTGGTCTGGTGGTCTGACAAGCGCACAGCGCTTGCGAATCTGTCTGAGTTTAGAAATCCCCCTGACTTTTCAAagtcctgggactcactgtcactaaaacacaaaaacaaaaacaaaaagttactTAGTCCACTGTCCTTCAggagtgtctgtgtttgtgttaaACTTTCTTGGTTCATATTCTGACTATTTCTGGAGAGAACAGTCAGCCAAGCGCATATGGCCCATTGGGAGGAATTTTGTAATAGTCATGTCTtcttaaatatacacatacacacacatcttttaAATTCCAGTTGGGCAGGGACTTCACCAGCCTCCCAGCCGGTGTTCCAGTTGCCATCCGCTGAATTAAGTCCTCCTAAGAAAAGATTATAAACATCCTACCTTGATTTTTACTAaagcctcaaaccagaccaaccCTGGTCAAGTCCATGCATGATTCATTATCCTAAAAGGATGAGACCCGTGTGCTGATAAGAAACTGCTTTGGTCATAAAAGAAGAATACAGAAAATGCATACTCCATTCTCGGAATCATGGTATAACCGGTTCCAGTAACCTAAATATTTAACTCATTCAATGATAGGAGGTTGAGAATCCAAATTGGTGGACTGGCCCATGGAaggatcttttttctttctttctttctttttctttcttttttcttttttaggtagAGGAagcaaaagttctttttttttaaacatacaaaTAATCATTTTTAGAAGAACAAGTACAAAGGTTCTATCCAAAGGAAAGAACATCCAGTTTTCTTATCTCTTCAAAGCTACAGCATCTTTTAGAGTCCAGAGTATCCAGTAGAAGTGAGGGCTGGAACTTCAGCCAGAAGGCCAACTGGTGTTAAGTTCTAGTAGTAGCTGCCTAAGTGTGAAGGCACGTGGGTGTTAGGATGGCGGGGTACACTGGGGTTCGGGTAGATCCCCGCAGTGGGGGAGGTCCAGTATTGTGACGCTGCTCCAAAGAAGCTGGAGGAGGTGACAGGCATGGAGGATGGGTGGGGCTGGACAAAGTTCACCTTTTGTTGATGGGCATGGTAGGAAGGCATGTAGGAGATGTCAGAAGGATACTTGTACATTGATGTCTCTGTTGGGTGTGGCTGCAGGGCTTGGGCAATGCCATGGAAGTCAAACTTGTAGGCATACCTTTTGCCATGCACTTTGGTCATAATGTTTTTATCGTAGTAGTATCGGAGGGCCCGGCTCAGCTTATCGTAATTCATGTTGGGCTTGCTCTTCCGCTCTCCCCAGCGCCTGGCCACCTCATCAGGGTCCGTCATTTTGAATTCCCCGTTGGTCCCCTCCCAAGTAATGCAACTGGCGTTGGCGCTGTCAGACAGTAGTTCCAGGAGAAACTGCCACAGTTGGATCTGCCCACTTCCTGCAGTCAGGGAGGAAACAGGAGGAAGTAGTCTCAGTCCTGATTCTTAAACATGACAATTCTTGTCCTttctcccaaaacaaaacaaagcaacaacaacaaaaagcccaaaacAACAAAGCCTTTACTGGCTGGGCATGgcggcgcacacctttaattctagaacTTGGGGAAGCACagacaagtggatctctctgatttgaggctagccttggtcTAGGAGTCCAAGACAGTTAGGGTTCTGTTACACAGAGTAAACTTGTCTGGAAATAAAACAccgaaaataaaacaaagcccaaacaaagacaacaaacaaacaaacaaacaaacaaaaagaaactattTTCTCTTATGCCAGAATCTCATGGAGACAACCCTTCTTTACGCTTTCctttagaaaacagaaatgggCATATACTGTTGTACATGTTTACAGGGCATAGGGTGATATTTTGACACGTGCACATAGTGACTGACAATCACAGAGGGATAAGTCACACGCCCATCACTTCAAATGCTTACTCATCAAAGACCGGCTCGCTCATCTAGCTAGTTTAAAAGGTACACTACATGCTGCTCATCCTACTGCTACCACCGAAATGAGCATATTAAGTGAGGTTAGATCTTAAGATTGACTGTCCCCAAGGCTGGTTGGTAATGTATGTTGGCTTTGTCCCAGCAAGATGTCATGATCTTAGGGAAGCCAATTCTCCACACCCTTTTAAGATTTTTGACCTTCCCCGTCTACATAGACTTTTCTACCTAGACCTGAGTCACTATCTAATCTCTGCTTAGTACTGAAATCCCTCAAGCTATTAAACCTTGGCCTGAAAGAGTGTCAAGCACCCCAGAACCTCTTGGGGGTGGCTGTAGGGAGTGGCAGAGAGGACCTCACGGAGTTCGGGTTCACTGTTCTCTGGCAGTTTCCTAGTGCAGGGCTCTCAGTATTCAGTCGACCCAGAAGACTGGGCAGAGGTGAGGAAAACAGGAGGGATGCTGGACAGCTCATCTGAGCTAGAGCGGTCTGGCTAAAGAGTAGGGAGGAGACCCAGTCAGCTTGTGTACCCTGAAGTTCTCCAGGTACCGCAGGTATGTGGGCCTGGCTTTCGTTGCCTTGAGCTCCCAGTCTCCACGGTTTGGGTTTAGATGAGCACATCtgagagtcatttttttttttttcttttttttttttttttttttcggagctggggaccgaacccagggccttgcgctcgctaggcaagcgctctaccgctgagctaaatccccaaccccctgagagTCATTTTTTAACAGCGAATCCTTAACGCCTTGTCAAGTTCGCTTTGTGTGCAAGTCTTTAGGGAcatacttttttttccccaaagactGTATAACTACAGCACTCACATCAGAACCACACTACTTGGGGACATTTGTCTATGAGCCCTATTTGAGGAACAAGTGAGAATATCTTCCCTCACAGGGAACTTCTATCTGAGTCATTTGCCATGAACATGAACGTCTCTATGCAGAGATGTTTGTTCTCCAGAAACATCTTCTGGCAGTGGATGCTGCTACTCATTAATAGGCCCTGCCTCTTGTGTGTGCACAATTGAGTATTCGACTAAGGAAGCACATGTAGCCTCCAGACAGGTATCTGTCCTTAGGAGTAAAGTTTCTGTCCTCTAACAGACATAGCGAACGCTCTGGAAAGAAAGGCTTGCGAGTTAAAGTTAACTCACCAGGGTTTGCTAGGCGGCTGCTGGTGGGCCCCAGGATCTGATAAGGatctaaaagaagaagaagaagaaaaagaagcttgCTTCATTCCTCATCAAAAAATTTGACAGCAGCATCAAGATGAAGGAAACCTCAACGGTTCCTACTTTTATCTCAGGGCCATAGGAAAGCTTGATCCAAGACCTTGATCACAGTTACAGCCCAATCAACACGGGAGAGCGACAGCATCATTTCTTCACATTTGGTTTCTAAACTTTTAGATTATGCTGtcactgcccaccccaccccccaaacggAATCACCCACATGTTTGAAAAGCATCTGGCTAAATTCAACCAGGCAGTGAGCGAGGCTTATTAAACCGTCTTAAAGAAGGTCCCACAGTGATTACTAGACATTAATAGCTCTTTCTAATGCTGAAGACATTACACATGTCTGAGTTTTCTGATGGACTATAAAAAACCACCAGGTAGCCTGGGTTCTCGTCCCAGCTATGCCATGAACTAAATCATGGTTTGGACAACCTCTGGGTATTTGTTTTCTCAGCCCCGAAGAGTGTGTTGGGCTGCTGGCCTCCATTCCCTTTTACCAAAACTCTCTGTGATTCTAGGCTTGAAAATGTCAACACTAACCAGGATTTATATTTCAGCTATGAAATCACTACTTTCTAAAAGCACTGCCTCTTTTTCAATTATAATAGTAATTATTatcaaattaaaaagaattaatttGAACAGTTCTTGAAGccttctggtctctctctctttactaaattttaatatttattttaatgaaactgaaattGTTGGGGCAGGTattaaattttgttgttgttgttggaactCCTTTAAAATTTGCTCGACCCAACTCAGTTTTCACTTGAATTTCACCCTTTAATgcaatttctctttctatatttttgagtGGAAATGGAGAACCATGTTGGCCCCACCCCAAAGCAAATAGCTTGTTCAGATCTTAATTCAGGGTCTTAATTATGACAGTGGAGATGAGTAGAATGGCTGTCTTCAGCTCTGTGTAGGGTCCTCCTGCGGGACCTTTCCCCAGAAGACAAGTGGCCAGAGGGGTAGATGAACAGAGGACTCTTGACTCAGAGAAGAATTATGTCAAGGTAGGTTGTCAACTTCCTGCTTGCTGGAAGCGTGCAAGCAGGAGCAGAGGTGGAACCGGGAGTTGGGGGCAGGGCCTGGCTGGATTTGGACAGGGACAAGGGCGGCCCATCATAGGCGGTCATGCCACAGAGGGTATTATAGTCTGCAGTCTATAAGTCATTTCTTTATTAAGGCTCTACAGGTCCATAGCTTCAAAAGAAGAGCACTTGTTTTAACTTAGTATTCACTAGACAAGGGCATTTCTGTATGGTTTAGGAATGTAAAATGCCTGGAGAAGAAGTGGGGACTCTGCTTGTCTTTCAGTAAATCCTTTCACCCATCTGaacctctgctttcttctcctatGAAATAAGGTATTGCACTGTTTCAGTTGTTAAGTACCTTTTAAtggatcccccacccccaccctggctcCAGGACTTGCTGCTTAATTCCCAGATAATCTCTCTGAAAGAAGAGATGATGTGTGAACTAGAGTTgcctcttggtgtatttgttcTAAGGTTTGTCAAGGATGTTAAAATTTGTGGCTTCTCACtattcaaagactatacgtggactgacctgggctccaacctcacaggtagcaatgaatagcctagtaagagcaccagtggaaggagaagccctgggtcctgccaagactgaacacctagtgaatgtgattgttggggggagggtggtaatggggggaggatggggaggggaagcccatataaatggggaggggggagggattagggggatgttggcccggaaactgggaaggggaataacaatcgaaatgtaaataagaaatactcaagttaataaagatgggaaaaaaatttGTGGCTTCTCAAGCCCTTTATATAAAATAGGGTATTTATAGATAATTTATGCCTATCAATCCATATTCCTTAAATCATCCCTAGATTACCAACAAGATACAGATGCTATGCCAATAGCTATACTGCATTGTTGAAGAACAGTGAGGACGAGAAACCAAGTCTGTCCACATTCAGTGCAGATGGACATTCTCTCCTGAGCATTACTGGTCTGTGGTTGGTTAAATTCCCAGGCATAAAAGCCACAGATATGGACGGCCAACTGTACAGTTCCGGTCTACCACTGACTGACTCCACAGCTGTACAGCACACAAGGGAGAGGCTACAGACTGAGTCACATACCTGGCTGGGGCCGTTGCTCAGTGTTCTTGCCCATGCTCTGTGCTCCTCCAAGGGGAGGACCTGtggagaaatgaaggaaaggtGGTAATCAGGTTTTCTTCAGTGACAGGAAAATGTCCCTGTCACACAACTCCCTGGAAGGAGAGTATATGTACGCACTTTCACGGACTCATGGACACTTTTTATTCATGAATACTTGTCATACCGATATGTCAGCACTGGTCTCCAGGCAGGAGAGTTAGCAGTGAAGTTATATTTTAACAGAAGGGACAACACTGAACAATGTCTGCTGATATGGGGTTGTACCATTCCTTTGAAATGAAGGACCTTGAGGTGGCTCCATGGCTAAGACTCTTTGTTGTATGAGGACATGGGCTGAGATCCTaagcacccatgtgaaaagctTGATGTGGCTGTGCACGTTTGTGACATGACATGTCCTGCGACTGGGGAGGTATTGGCACAGACAAGAAGATTGCTGAGGCTTGCTGGACAGCAAGGCTAGCTGACAAATGGTGAACTCCAGGGTTtagtaagagactttgtctctaaGGGACCAGACAGAGAGTGATAAAGCAGGATACCCAATGTTTTACTTTGGTCTCTGTGTATATGCCTGGGTACATGTCTATACTGTGTCCCCACACAAATAGATAAGGGAAGAAATAGGATCTTTACAGAGGTCTCTCCTAAGGAAGTGCCATTTGAGCAAGGACCACCTGTTGCACGTCACTGTGTTTTGTGAGAGCCCCCTCCAAGGCTTCTCAAATTTGCCTCTCTGGCTTCTTCAATTTTGAATGCATGCTGCTTTTTTGTGTGAACTGTGGCTGGGTGTGACTGGAACACTCACGCTTCTGTCTTCAAACCGACCCCTTGCATTGTTCAGCACTCAATGGCTTCTTACGACTAAAGCTCTGGGGTCTGTCTTCATAGTGTCATTCACCATCCCTTTCTTATCTTTGGTCCACCATCCATCCTAAACTCCAGAAACCTGGGTTCCTCACAGCGAGACATACCACCCCGACTACTTCTCCAGGCTCACCTGTCTTCCCCTGCTCCCTAGACCAAAACATGGCCTGTTTGTGTAGCGCTAACTCAAATGGTAGCACAGACACTCTGTCACACAACCCGGATGAAAAGAGTCATGTGTATCTGTGATTTCTGTCTCTTGCCTCAATAAGTGGTCCTTGCCTGGCTCATCTTTGTGAGACCCACAGAGCTATGTGCTGCGTGCGGAGTGAACAAATACTGTCCACTCATAACTAAAAGAGACCCTGGTTATGGCTTACAGGAACACAACCTCATTATTAACATAATCTCCCTtactccccctcctttccctgcAGTTTACTTCTTGGAGACAGAAAGATGGACATGCTGGTTGAAGAGTGCCTTGCTCTCCTTCATTGCCCCTTAATTAAAGATGGGTGGATTTCAACAAGTCAACTGATCAACTGATCATTGTAAGGCAAGTTAATGTCTGTGACGCACAACAACTCATGGGTTATCTTTCGCGTCAGTCTCTCTAACTGGGGCTAGGGAAACTGGCATGACTAAGCCTTGTCACGTGGAGGATATATGACCTAGAAATTCATCGTCCTGGCTGAAATAACCAAATCTACATCTGTCACTTTTGTTTTATAAATCAACTTGTCCCAAGAAACCTTCAGACTTTATGAGTTCTAAAACCAAGTGCACATAatatagcaaaataaataaataaaaataaacctcaaaAGTCTGAGCAGCCCCTGCAAATTCACATTGATATCTAGTCAGACACCATGAAGATCAATGCTTGCTCTTAATGTGTGTCTTACGACCCTGCACCCACTTCCCAACTTCCGGCTCTCAGGAAACATTTTATTCCCCCAAAAGTCTTTTCCTATTTGCTTACTTTTGTTGATGCCAGAGTTCATATTGT from Rattus norvegicus strain BN/NHsdMcwi chromosome 8, GRCr8, whole genome shotgun sequence includes:
- the Fli1 gene encoding Friend leukemia integration 1 transcription factor isoform X2; amino-acid sequence: MTASGSPDYGQPHKINPLPPQQEWINQPVRVNVKREYDHMNGSRESPVDCSVSKCNKLVGGGEANPMNYNSYMDEKNGPPPPNMTTNERRVIVPADPTLWTQEHVRQWLEWAIKEYGLMEIDTSFFQNMDGKELCKMSKEDFLRATSLYNTEVLLSHLSYLRESSLLAYNTPSHTDQSSRLNVKEDPSYDSVRRGGWSNNMNSGINKSPPLGGAQSMGKNTEQRPQPDPYQILGPTSSRLANPGSGQIQLWQFLLELLSDSANASCITWEGTNGEFKMTDPDEVARRWGERKSKPNMNYDKLSRALRYYYDKNIMTKVHGKRYAYKFDFHGIAQALQPHPTETSMYKYPSDISYMPSYHAHQQKVNFVQPHPSSMPVTSSSFFGAASQYWTSPTAGIYPNPSVPRHPNTHVPSHLGSYY